TTCAACCCCTGCGCCGTTGTTGAGGCCCTTGAAGGGTTTGAGTTCGACGGTTTGGGCAATGGCAAGACGCTGTACCGTGCCGAAGACCACCAGTGCTTCAAAGACGTGCTGGTCGTACGTGGTAAGGAAAACCCGACCTCGGAGTTCGACCTGCTTGAAGTCGTCGAAGTAACCCCGGCGGAACAAGTGACCTACGCGCCCGATCATCCGATGTTTGCTGGCGGTGCCCTTGGCACCTGCAACAGCGGCGCCTGATCACAGACCTGGGGCGGGCGCAGATCATGTGCCCGCCCTGCTAATCTCCCGGCGTCAACCTGCCCGACAATTCACGACGACAGGACCAGCGCCAGCGGCGCTGAACAGCCGACTTATGCCAATTCCAGACGGACCAACCGAAGGTGGGGACAATGGACGCAATCCTATTGCAAATCTTAAACGGGCTCGACAAGGGCTCGGCCTATGCGCTGATCGCGCTGGGTCTGACACTCATCTTTGGCACGCTTGGCGTGGTGAACTTCGCCCATGGGGCGCTGTTCATGATCGGCGCCTTCTGTGCGGTCACCGTGCAACGGGTCCTGAGCCTCAGCTTTGAAACCGTGGATGAAACCCAGAAGGACTTTCTGGGCAACCCGCTCAAAGTGAAAACCCCCTATGTCGAAAGTTGGTTCGGCCCCGAGGTGGGCGGTGCGATCATTGACTGGGCGGTACCACTCGCGATCCTCTTTGCCATCCCGATCATGATCGGCGTCGGCTATGTTATGGAACGCGGGCTGATCAAACATTTCTACAAACGCCCCCATGCAGACCAGATTCTGGTGACCTTCGGCCTCGCCATCGTGCTGCAGGAAGTGGTCAAGTACTTCTACGGCGCCAACCCAATCCAAACCCCTGCCCCGGACGCCCTGAACGGCGTTGTCAACCTCGGCTCCATCATCGGAATGGACATCGTCTATCCGGTCTGGCGTGTGGTCTATTTCTTCTTTGCTGTGGTCATTATCGGCGGCATC
The nucleotide sequence above comes from Phaeobacter inhibens DSM 16374. Encoded proteins:
- a CDS encoding branched-chain amino acid ABC transporter permease gives rise to the protein MDAILLQILNGLDKGSAYALIALGLTLIFGTLGVVNFAHGALFMIGAFCAVTVQRVLSLSFETVDETQKDFLGNPLKVKTPYVESWFGPEVGGAIIDWAVPLAILFAIPIMIGVGYVMERGLIKHFYKRPHADQILVTFGLAIVLQEVVKYFYGANPIQTPAPDALNGVVNLGSIIGMDIVYPVWRVVYFFFAVVIIGGIFSFLQFTTFGMVVRAGMADRETVGLLGINIDRRFTIMFGIAAAVAGLAGVMYTPINSPNYHMGMDFLVLSFVVVVVGGMGSLPGAVLAGFLLGVLESFASMNEIKSLIPGIDQIIIYVVAIIILLTRPRGLMGRKGVMED